From Halorientalis litorea:
GTTCCCGCGGCCGTCGTAGCCGCCCTGTCGGGCTTTGAGCATCGCCGGGTAGCCCAACTCTTCGAGTGCCGCCCGGAGGTCTGCCTCCGAGTCGACCTGCCGGAACTCCGGCACCGGAACTCCGGCCTCGGCCAGTTTCTGCTTCTGGACGAGTTTGTCCTGAATGAGCCGCAGGGTGTCTGGGTGTGGGTGGACCGGCACGTCGTGGTCCTCGCTCACCTGCGCCAGCAGGTCGGGGTTGGCCAACTCGATCTCGAACGTGAGATAGTCGACGCGCGCGGCGAGTTCGTCCACGGTCGCCGCGTCGTCGAAGTCACCGACGAGTTGGTCGCGGACGACGGGTGCGGCGGGCGCGTCCGCCGTGGGGTCGGAGACGACGACTTCCACGCCGAGCGGCGCGGCCGCTTCGCCGAGCATCCGCCCCAACTGTCCGCCGCCGACGACCCCGAGCGTCGGCCCTGGCGACGTGAGTGTCATCACGGACGGCTTCCCCACCGACTCGCTTAAGAGTTGCCAAGCCGGGTCAGGACGGCGGTTCGACCTCTTGTCGCGACTCGTTCACGTAGTCCGGGTGGAACAGAATCAGCGTCTCCGTGTTGTAGGTCCGCAGTTCGTAGGTCGCAGTCCAGTAGTCGGGGAACTGCCGGCGGACGGTGGCGTTCTCGGACTGGCGCGTGATGACGATGGGTGGGTTCTCGGCGGCTTTCTCGGGGAGGTCTGCACTCGTCTCGGCACAGTCGACCGTCGCGTTGTGGGCCGCGAAATACCACGGGAGTGGCAGCGAGTCGAACCACGCTGCACACGCCGGGGTACGCTCTGCCTCCTCATCTCCGTCGACGAAGTAGTCGCCGTACAGCAACACGTCAGTGCCGTTGTTGGCCGCGGCCGCGACCTCCATTCGGTCCAGTGCCGGCTGGAGGTTGTCGCCGGGTTGGGCGTACTGGACTATCTCGTTCTCCTCGGCTTGTGGCGCGAGGTAGACGCCCCAGACGCTCGCCCCCGCGATGCCCGCGACGAGGACGACTAGCAGGACGGCGGCGATGCCGACGCCGAGGTGGTCGTCTTCCGCGAGCGCGCCGCGCCCCCAGCGGACCAGCAACGCCCCGCCGACGGCCGCCGGTATCACGAGCGGGACGGCGGCGTTGAGCGTCGCCCACGGTGCCATGATGTCGGTTACGATTGGGTAGCCGAGCACCGAGACGAACCCCCAGTACGCCGCGAAGGACACGAGGTCACTCGGCCCCGCCTCGGCGTAGCGGTCGACCACGAACCCGACGACTGCGAGCAGACAGACGACCGGCGCGCCGTAGGCAAGCGTCCGCACGAAGTCACCGAGATACGGCAGGTAGGCGTGGTCTTGGTGGCCGCCGCCGACCCACGAGGAGTAGAACTCCGTCCACGACCCGACCGTCGCCTCCCGAAGCACCTCCGGAAGTATCGAGGGGTTCGCCGCGACGTTGTTCAACCCAATCGCAGTCGGGTCGCCAGCCCGCGGCGCGTAGAACCACACCACGACGAACAGGAACTCGGCGAGGCCGACGACGAGGAACGGCCACCACCGCCGGAGGCCACCGCCGACGCGCCGCAGGTGACCCCCGGTCACGTCCGTCCAGTCCTCGCCCTCGTCGGCGGCGACGAACAAGCGGTGGTCGAGCAGGAGGACGGCCGCCCCGAGCCACGTCACGAGGTAGAGGATGGCGTTCTCCTTTGCGGTGAAGGCGACGGCGACGAGCGCGATGCCCCCGAAGAACGCGGGCTTGCTCCCGAAGTCGACGACGCGGACGAACAGGACGAACGCCGCGAACATCGAGAAGGCGACGATGGGGTCGCCGCGCATGAACCGCGAGTAGTAGAGGGCGATGGGCGTGACGGCGAGAAAGGCGGCCACGAGCAGCGTCTCGCTGTCACGGAGGCGGTGTCGGAGGCCCAACGCTGACATCGGGAGGAGGCCGCCGAGGACCGCGGGCGCGAGCCGCATCGCCGCGTCCGTGTTGCCGAACAGGCCGAACAGGACCCGGTTGACGTGGTGGTAGAAGGGGCCGTGGATGATGGCGTCGTACTCGTAGTTGTTGGTTCGCACGAACTCGAGAATCCACCAACCGACGCGGCCCTCGTCCCAGTGAGCGGTCCGTTCGCCCAGCGCGACCAGACGGAGCAGGAGGGCGACCAGTACGACGCCGACGACGGCGAGCGTCAGGCGGTCGACGCCGAAGCGTGTCTCGGTCTCGGACCAGCGGGCGGTGGGCGTGGTCTCGTCGTCCTCGACCGTTGCCATTGTACCAGGGGACGCTCCCGGGGATTAGAATCCTTGTGTTTGTCAGCGCGGCGGCAGGCGCGAGTCCCGAACGGTATTTCTTTAGGTGCCCGTTTCCATCGCGGAGACATGGTACGGCTCGGACTGGTGGTCGCGCAGTTCAACCGCGACGTCACCGAAGAGATGGAGCGGAAGGCCCTCGACGCGGCCGACGAGCGGGGCGTGGACGTCGTCGAGACGGTTCACGTCCCCGGCGCGTACGACACGCCGCTGGCGGCCGACCGCCTCGCCCGTCGTGAGGACATCGACGCCGTGACCGTCGTCGGAGCCATCAAGTCGGGCGACACCGACCACGACGAAGTCATCGGCACCGCGATGGCACAGGGACTGACCGACGTGAGCCTCGACCGGGACACGCCCGTCACGCTGGGCGTCACCGGACCCGGGATGAGCATGGACGAGGCCCACGCCCGCCTCGACTACGGCGCGCAAGCACTGGACGGAGCCGTCGACCTCGTAGAATCACTATGACACTGGACTTCGCAGACCGCGTGCAGCGAGTCGAACCGAGCGCGACCCTCGCGATAAGCAACAGGGCCGCCGAACTCGAAGCCGACGGCGTCGACGTCGTCGACCTGAGCGTCGGGGAACCCGACTTCGACACCCCCGAGAACGTCAAGGCCGCCGCCGAGGACGCCCTCGACGCCGGGCACACGGGCTACACTTCCTCGAACGGCATCCCCGAGTTGAAGCGGGCTATCGCCGACAAACTCCGGGCCGACGGTCTCGACCACGACCCCGAGAACATCATCGTCACGCCCGGGGGCAAGCAGGCACTGTTCGAGATTTTCATGTCCACCATCGACGGCGATGACGGGTCACACCCGTCATCTAGCGGGACTTCGTCCCGCTCTGGCGACGAGGTGTGCCTGCTCGACCCGGCGTGGGTCTCCTACGAGGCGATGGTCAAGATGGCCGGCGGGTCGCTCGCCCGAGTCGACCTCTCGCCCCACGAGTTCCAACTGGAACCGGCACTCGACGAACTCGCGGCGACGGTGTCCGACGACACCGAACTGCTGGTGGTCAACTCCCCCTCGAACCCGACGGGTGCAGTGTACTCCGACGCCGCCCTCGAAGGCGTCCGTGACCTCGCCGTCGAACACGACATCACGGTCATCTCCGACGAAATCTACAAGGAGATAACCTACGGCGTCGAACAGACGAGTCTCGGTTCGCTCGACGGAATGGGCGACCGGACGATTACCCTCAACGGCTTCTCGAAGGCCTACGCCATGACGGGGTGGCGACTCGGCTACTTCGCCGGCCCCGAAGAACTGGTCTCACAGGCCGGCAAACTCCACAGCCACTCCGTCTCGTGTGCCGTCAACTTCGTCCAACACGCGGGCGTCGAGGCACTGGAGAACACCGACGAGGCGGTCGTCGAGATGCGCGAGGCGTTCGAGGAACGTCGGGACATGCTCGCGGACCTGTTCGCCGAACACGGCGTCGACGTGCCGGTCGGCGACGGAGCCTTCTACATGATGCTCCCCGTCGACGAGGACGACCAGTCGTGGTGTGAGGCGGCAATCGACGAGGCACACGTCGCCACCGTCCCCGGGAGCGCGTTCGGGACGCCCGGCTACGCCCGCCTCTCCTACGCGGCCAGCACGGAACGGTTGCAGGAGGGCGTCGAGCGACTGGCCGACGCGGACCTGCTCTGACGCACGCGAGCGTTCGATTTCTCTGCGGGCGGTCCCCGATTTCCGGCACTATCGAGATCGAAGTACGTCAGTTGCCGTCCACGCCGACCGGTCGACCCGACAGTACCGCCGACGACGAACTCGTTAGTGCGCGGACGGGCCGCCAACTATGTCAGCACCGTCGCTCGCAGATGCGGTCGATGATGCGCCCCGTCGAGAGGAGTTCGTCCTCGTCGGTCGGCTCACGGGGTGAGGCGCGGCGCACCTCGCAGTCGATGCCTTCCTCGTCGAGGGCGGCCGCGATGGACTCTTCCTCGTGGTGCTGGTCGTGGCCGAGGGCGATGATGTCGGGGTCGATGTCGTGGATGGGGACGAAGATGTCGTCGGGGTGGCCTACGCGTGCGTGGTCGACGACAGCCAACGCGGCGACCATGTCCCGGCGCTGTCGGTCCGACAGAACCGGCGGAGTCTTGTGGGTCACGTTCTCGCGCCGGGCGACGATGACGTGTAGCTCCGACCCCATCGCGGCGGCGTCGCTCAGGTAGTGGACGTGGCCGGGGTGGAGCAAGTCGAAGGTCCCCTGCGCGACGACGGTGGTCCCGTCCGTCATCGGAGCCCCCCGTCCTCGTCGCGCAGTTCGGCGTCGATGTCGGCCTGCGTGAAGTCGAAGAACTGCTCGTCGGGCATTTCCACGTCCAACACGTCGAGGTCCCGTGGCTCGCCCTCGGTGTCGAAGGCCTGCCAGTCGGTCTTCCCGTACGGCGCGCCGATGATGATGTGGACCTTGCCCTTGTGAAAGGTTCCGAGGTCGGCGTTGCTCGGGCGGAGAACCCCGTTTGGGTGAGAGTGGACCGACCCGGCCGCGCGGATGTCGTTGGGAACCATGTTGGTCTTGACCGTCGCGCTGACGGGGTTGGATTCGGTACCGGGGATGACGAGTACGTCGGTGATGACGGTGCCGTCGCGGTCGAGGCCGAGCGTCCGTGCGTCCTCGCCGCGAAGCAAGCCCATGTACTCGTCGGGATGGGCGTCCTCCGACGCTTCGAGGGCGAACTCCAGCGCGTCCTCGGCGATACCGAGAATTTCCCCGGACCGGAACAGCCGCATGATTCTAGGTCCGTTCGGTCGCCTTCTAAGGCTTCCGGAACACGCGGCTAGGCTCGGGTCCGGCGGTGACTTCCAAAGGTTGAAAGCCGCGAACGCCGAACGTCGGAGCATGACTCACTCGCAGACCCCCGACGACGGGGCGGACGTATCCGCCGACGGGGAGCGACTCGTCTACGACCTCGCCGACGGCTGTACCATCGACGACATCGAGGAGGACGCCTACTACCACGCGACAGTCAACGGCATCGTCGACTACGGTATCTTCGTCGACGTCTCCGACGCCGTCTCCGGTCTCGTCCACGAATCGAACCTGCTGGGAACCCACGAAGTCGGCGACGAACTCGTGGTCGAACTCGCCGAGATACGCGAGAACGGCGACGTGGCCTTCGGCGAGGTGGAACTGGCCGACTACACGACCGAACACGTCGACACCGGTGCCGATGTCGCCGTCGAGAGCCTCGAAGACGCCGTCGGGGAGACCGTCACCGTCGAAGGCGTCGTCGTCCAGATAAAACAGACCGGCGGCCCGACCATCTTCCACGTCCGTGACGAGTCCGGCGTCGTGCCCTGTGCGGCCTTCGAGGAGGCCGGCGTCCGGGCACACCCCGAGGTCGAACTCGACGACGTGGTTTGCGTCACCGGCCGCGTCGAACGCCGCGAGGCGTCCGTCCAGATAGAGGTCGACGGGTTGGAACGGACGACCGGCGAGGACGCCGACGCCGCCCGGGACCGCCTCGACGAGGCACTCGCCGCCCGCGCCGAACCGAACGACGTGGAGCCGCTGGTCGAGTGGCCGGCCTTCGAGAAACTCCGTCCGGACCTCGAACGCGTCGCGGAGCGACTGCGCGCGGCGGTACTCGACGGCCGCCCAATCCGGATGCGCCACCACGCCGACGGCGACGGCCTCTGTGCCTCCGTCCCGCTCCAACTCGCCTTGGAGCGGTTCATCGCCGAACACCACCACGACCCGGAGGCCCCCCGGCACCTCCTCAAGCGTCTACCGAGCAAGGCCCCGTTCTACGAGATGGAGGACGTGACTCGGGACCTGAACTTCGCGCTGGAGAACCGCGAGCGACACGGCCAGCGACTGCCGCTCCTGTTGATGCTGGACAACGGGTCCACCGAGGAGGACACCCCGGCCTACCGGAACCTCGCCCACTACGACGTGCCCATCGTCGTCGTCGACCACCACCACCCCGACCCGGAGGCCGTCGAACCGCTCGTGGCCGACCACGTCAACCCGTACCTGCACGACGAGGACTACCGCATCACGACGGGCATGATGTGTGTCGAACTCGCGCGGATGATAGACCCGTCGCTGACCGACGAACTCAAACACGTCCCCGCCGTCGCCGGCCTCTCGGACCGGTCCAGTGCCGACGCGATGGACGACTTCCTCGCCCTCGCCAGCGAGCGCGGGTACGAGGAGTCCGACCTCCGGGACGTGGGCGAGGCCCTCGATTATGCCACCCACTGGCTGAAGTACAACGACGGCCGCGAACTCATCGACGACGTGCTCAACGTCGCCTGTGACGACCGGTCCCGCCACGAGGAACTGGTCGAGTTCCTCGCCGACCGTGCCGAACGCGACGTGGAGAAACAACTCGACGCCGCGATGCCCCACGTCGAACACGAGCGGCTGGACAACAGTGCCCACCTCTACCGCATCGACGTGGAGAACCACGCCCACCGGTTCACCTACCCCGCGCCCGGAAAGACGACCGGCGAGATACACGACCGCAAGGTCGCAGAGACCGGCGACCCCGTCATCACCATCGGCTACGGTCCCGACTTCGCCGTTCTACGCTCGGACGGCGTGCGCCTCGACATCCCGGTAATGGTCGAGGAACTCACCGAGGAAGTCGACGGCGGCGGCGTCTCCGGTGGCGGCCACCTCGTCGTCGGGTCTATCAAGTTCGTCGCCGGGATGCGCGAGGAGGTCATCGACGCCCTCGTCGAGAAGATGGCCGACGCCGAACTCGACGAGGACCTCTCTGCGACCCTCTCGACCGACGACTGAGTCCTTCTCACGTCTCTCGGCCTGGACTGACGCCCGGCTCCGTCTCCGACTCGAAGGTGATGTGACGGCCGACGCCGACCGCGACAGCCGCCGCCAACGCGACGGCGACGAGCAGCCCAACCGGAACCGTCCAGATACCGCCGAGCCAGTCCGCGCGGAACACCGCCCGGTAGTACCCGGCGACACCCTCGCCGTGCAGGAGGAGCGCGACTTCCCGGTTCTCGCGGGCGGAGTTGTTGTTCCAGTTGAGCGACCCGACGAGGACGCTGTCGCCGTCCACGACGACCCCTTTGGCGTGTATCTTCTCGTACCGACCGCCCGGGTCCGCCACCCGTGCCGACAGCGGGAGGTCCTCGCCGTCCGCTACCTCGTTCAGCCACGCGACGAGTGCCCGGTTCTCCTCCCGGACGTACCACGCATCACTCAGGAGGACCTTGACCTCGGCCCCGCGGCGGGCGGCCCGGAGCGTCGCCCTGAGGAACGGTTGTGAGCGACCCCCGACGCTGACCTGCTGGACGCGAACCGACTCGCTGGCGTTACCTACGAGGGAGACGACTCGTCGCTCGGCGTTGTCCGGTGCGCGGAGCAGTTCGACGCGTTCGGCCCGCACGCGCTCCGCGGGGAACCGTGTCGGGAAGGAACTGTTCGCGGGCGGGGCGTCGGCGCGCTCGAAAGCCCTTCCCTCGCGGAATCGTCGCCACGCCACCCCGTCGCGGCCGTTACTGTCCGCCGCGAACGTGTCGGCGAGGCCGTCGACGACGCGCGCGTCCCGGACGACGACGCCCCAGCCACGACTCCCGTGGCCGCCGGTGCCTGCCGGCTTCCAGTTCTCGGTGGTGACCAGTGCCCGGCCGTCGGCGACGGCGTACTTGGCGTGGTGGTACCGGTAGCGGGCCGCATCACCGGTCAGGACGGTGACGGAGACGTTCGCCGCCGCGAGTCGGTTGAGGACGCGGGCCTGCCGCTGGGTGAGGCCGCCGACCGGGTTCCCGTCGACCAGTACCGCCACGCCGACGCCCCGTTCGCGCGCGGCGA
This genomic window contains:
- a CDS encoding flippase activity-associated protein Agl23, which produces MATVEDDETTPTARWSETETRFGVDRLTLAVVGVVLVALLLRLVALGERTAHWDEGRVGWWILEFVRTNNYEYDAIIHGPFYHHVNRVLFGLFGNTDAAMRLAPAVLGGLLPMSALGLRHRLRDSETLLVAAFLAVTPIALYYSRFMRGDPIVAFSMFAAFVLFVRVVDFGSKPAFFGGIALVAVAFTAKENAILYLVTWLGAAVLLLDHRLFVAADEGEDWTDVTGGHLRRVGGGLRRWWPFLVVGLAEFLFVVVWFYAPRAGDPTAIGLNNVAANPSILPEVLREATVGSWTEFYSSWVGGGHQDHAYLPYLGDFVRTLAYGAPVVCLLAVVGFVVDRYAEAGPSDLVSFAAYWGFVSVLGYPIVTDIMAPWATLNAAVPLVIPAAVGGALLVRWGRGALAEDDHLGVGIAAVLLVVLVAGIAGASVWGVYLAPQAEENEIVQYAQPGDNLQPALDRMEVAAAANNGTDVLLYGDYFVDGDEEAERTPACAAWFDSLPLPWYFAAHNATVDCAETSADLPEKAAENPPIVITRQSENATVRRQFPDYWTATYELRTYNTETLILFHPDYVNESRQEVEPPS
- the ribH gene encoding 6,7-dimethyl-8-ribityllumazine synthase, with translation MVRLGLVVAQFNRDVTEEMERKALDAADERGVDVVETVHVPGAYDTPLAADRLARREDIDAVTVVGAIKSGDTDHDEVIGTAMAQGLTDVSLDRDTPVTLGVTGPGMSMDEAHARLDYGAQALDGAVDLVESL
- a CDS encoding pyridoxal phosphate-dependent aminotransferase, with protein sequence MTLDFADRVQRVEPSATLAISNRAAELEADGVDVVDLSVGEPDFDTPENVKAAAEDALDAGHTGYTSSNGIPELKRAIADKLRADGLDHDPENIIVTPGGKQALFEIFMSTIDGDDGSHPSSSGTSSRSGDEVCLLDPAWVSYEAMVKMAGGSLARVDLSPHEFQLEPALDELAATVSDDTELLVVNSPSNPTGAVYSDAALEGVRDLAVEHDITVISDEIYKEITYGVEQTSLGSLDGMGDRTITLNGFSKAYAMTGWRLGYFAGPEELVSQAGKLHSHSVSCAVNFVQHAGVEALENTDEAVVEMREAFEERRDMLADLFAEHGVDVPVGDGAFYMMLPVDEDDQSWCEAAIDEAHVATVPGSAFGTPGYARLSYAASTERLQEGVERLADADLL
- a CDS encoding FAD synthase, with the protein product MTDGTTVVAQGTFDLLHPGHVHYLSDAAAMGSELHVIVARRENVTHKTPPVLSDRQRRDMVAALAVVDHARVGHPDDIFVPIHDIDPDIIALGHDQHHEEESIAAALDEEGIDCEVRRASPREPTDEDELLSTGRIIDRICERRC
- a CDS encoding Mov34/MPN/PAD-1 family protein, with translation MRLFRSGEILGIAEDALEFALEASEDAHPDEYMGLLRGEDARTLGLDRDGTVITDVLVIPGTESNPVSATVKTNMVPNDIRAAGSVHSHPNGVLRPSNADLGTFHKGKVHIIIGAPYGKTDWQAFDTEGEPRDLDVLDVEMPDEQFFDFTQADIDAELRDEDGGLR
- a CDS encoding DHH family phosphoesterase encodes the protein MTHSQTPDDGADVSADGERLVYDLADGCTIDDIEEDAYYHATVNGIVDYGIFVDVSDAVSGLVHESNLLGTHEVGDELVVELAEIRENGDVAFGEVELADYTTEHVDTGADVAVESLEDAVGETVTVEGVVVQIKQTGGPTIFHVRDESGVVPCAAFEEAGVRAHPEVELDDVVCVTGRVERREASVQIEVDGLERTTGEDADAARDRLDEALAARAEPNDVEPLVEWPAFEKLRPDLERVAERLRAAVLDGRPIRMRHHADGDGLCASVPLQLALERFIAEHHHDPEAPRHLLKRLPSKAPFYEMEDVTRDLNFALENRERHGQRLPLLLMLDNGSTEEDTPAYRNLAHYDVPIVVVDHHHPDPEAVEPLVADHVNPYLHDEDYRITTGMMCVELARMIDPSLTDELKHVPAVAGLSDRSSADAMDDFLALASERGYEESDLRDVGEALDYATHWLKYNDGRELIDDVLNVACDDRSRHEELVEFLADRAERDVEKQLDAAMPHVEHERLDNSAHLYRIDVENHAHRFTYPAPGKTTGEIHDRKVAETGDPVITIGYGPDFAVLRSDGVRLDIPVMVEELTEEVDGGGVSGGGHLVVGSIKFVAGMREEVIDALVEKMADAELDEDLSATLSTDD
- a CDS encoding phospholipase D-like domain-containing protein — protein: MSPRLHVSLVFATLACCVLVASGAGATPQTSNESVRLAGAYPNPVADGDAGEFVVLETDGPTSLDGWTLADGDRQATLPNRTVGGRLALSSTPNVTRNVTDTPVVPLSDGPQLANGGEQLTLHHDGHTVDTLTYTDAPEGELATATGDGLAWRPLGATDYPVTTGDGGSVHAFVLPDSPRLPVETLRRAEHRLLLAGYTLTSRRVADALVAARERGVGVAVLVDGNPVGGLTQRQARVLNRLAAANVSVTVLTGDAARYRYHHAKYAVADGRALVTTENWKPAGTGGHGSRGWGVVVRDARVVDGLADTFAADSNGRDGVAWRRFREGRAFERADAPPANSSFPTRFPAERVRAERVELLRAPDNAERRVVSLVGNASESVRVQQVSVGGRSQPFLRATLRAARRGAEVKVLLSDAWYVREENRALVAWLNEVADGEDLPLSARVADPGGRYEKIHAKGVVVDGDSVLVGSLNWNNNSARENREVALLLHGEGVAGYYRAVFRADWLGGIWTVPVGLLVAVALAAAVAVGVGRHITFESETEPGVSPGRET